The stretch of DNA CGTTGAcacactgtttttttgtttaatgtaagcAGAACTTTGTTAGTGCTCATTTTTGTGATAGAATGCACTTCTGTAACTGTAATATATATCAGTAGAACAGACAGGGAAACAATAAGCAGAGGACACAAGATGAAACCACGTGGAAGTGCATTTGTAACCGAGAACAGGGGGCACTTCTtaacccaaagggttgtgggagtctggaagaagCTGCCCAGCTATGCTATTGAATCTCAGTGCAGTGCCACAGTTACATGTGCCTCCCTCCCTCTTGCTCTCCCATGGAAGGGCTTCGAGCCGTGTCTTTAAAGCCCAGTCTACTGGCAGATAACAGTAAGCAGAAGCCAGACCAGAGCATCTCCAGAAGCACAAGTAATGAGAGTACTGGGCAAGAGACAGTGAAATACTGGTGAAGAGCAGAGGACTCCCAGCAGGCCTTAACTATGATGCACTCTGAGACTGAGTGTCAGGCCGCATATGGAATCCAAACTTATCAATAACCACAGCATACAAATAGGCTTACATTCATCTGACAAGCCTCAGTTTTCATTCTTTATAAACATGAATTATGATGAACATTTGATCATGTTCAATTGCCTCTGTTAATCTTTAACTTAAGTATTTGAACAGCTGGAGTTTAACCCTTAAAGAGACATCATACATCGTTGTAGCCTTTCCTGGCTGCCAGCATACAATGGTAAGTCAAGAACAAACCTTGCTCTCCATTCTGCACCGGCAGGCAAATCCCTGGAAAGACTCTTCAGAGCTGGACATCCGTTCCCGAGTCCAGCTGCACAGGAAGGGCTAAAGTAGACACAGTGTACTGGAGTGACGACAGCACTTTAGATAAGAAGCTCATCCATGCATGAGCAGCAGCTTTCCAACCCATTCTTTCAGCATCTTAGAAATTCACAGACTGAAACGGAAAAATGAAGAGGTTTTGCCATCACctgccattcagcccatcctgCTCATTGGGTAGTTTGGTTCTAAGTGAATCAAGAATATAAATTCTAAAAACCTGCTGTCTAGGAAGCCTGTTCCAGACTCTCCCAACTCATGTGAGTGAAGAAACATTTTCTCCCTCTGTTGTGATTCCCTCTTGGTTTCCAGCTGTGactttttgttttgaacaatTGAGGTTTCTGGCTTCAGCACAGCCACCACTGAGACTCACTACCTGACTTTCTTCTGAATCCTGCTTGAATTCAGCTTTTATTTGGACTAAAGTTTCTGCCTTTTTACAATGTCTTACAAGAAAGTAAACTCAAGTAAACCTATTTGAATTCTAGATTCAGAAAACCTTTAAGCTGTGATGTTGAGCTCCAATACCCTGGGTTTTTTCATGAAACAGCTGGAGTAGATGTTTGGATCCCTAGGCTATTGGCAACCAAATGAGTAAATAGACCCAGTGGCTCCCTGCTCATTTTAACAtcttttgcatttttagaagAATACATCctctttttgttttgccttGAATCTAACTGGACTCCAGATGGCAAACACTGTGTTCTCCGATTAGTTAAATTAGTCACTCCTTATCCCTTATGTAGGAAAACCTCTTAAAAATGACACCCAAACCTAAAAGACCTTAATAAGTGTTTATTTCACTTTGACAAATTGCATAGCTTTCAACTACAATATTAATCAGTCTGGCTttcaaaaataaacagaattagTAAGAGTTAAATCTCACTATATTTCCATAACACTGGTTAATAAGCCTGAAAGAGACGTTAGTTTTTGCTTTCTTAGCTCTGGCTGCAGAAGCTTGTTAATAATAGGGTGGATGTGTCTGGACACTGTCCGCCAGGGCTCTGCAGGTCTTCACTTCTGGCAAGTATTCTTCAACATCCTGATATCGGTCAACCAGGGGCGGGACCACACCTCAAATGTACACGTCTCAGTCTGAAATTGAAAGGGGAAAAGTTCTGAATACAATACTATGAATAAATACctcagcagctactgtatgttgtgagTTACTATATCTACTTTTGCCATTAGTGTATCATGCTTTCTGGTTGTATCTTGATCAAAGGCATTTTAATTCCTTGTGCAATATCTGTTTGGAGACTGCCATCTTAAAAAAGTAGCATCTATGGTAAAGAAAAAgctttcaaacctttgactgCAAAATCCGATAAATTGGAAAACACTGCCAATGGTTTTGCCTACAACAATATTTATGTACTTATTTTAATAGCTGTATAATCAACAACTTGAGTAAAAGCAGTTGAAGTCCCCTATAATCAATAGGGtcttaaataatttacattgGGTTCAGAGCAGCGAAAATACTGCACCATCCACAGGTCAGGTGTGGAAGAAAATAAGATACTAAATGACCAGGAAGGGGCACCACAATGGTACACTAAGGTGCTGTCTGTGCCTCAGCTTGAGCTTTTCCTTTGGAAAACTGTAGCAGATTTGGCAGCATGATGCTTTAGAAGATGCTGCAGATCTTGGGAAAGGCTGTTGCAGTTAATCTTACTCATCCTGGTGCTGTTCCCAAGGAAAGGGTGAGGTTTCAGCTGCTTCTCCTTTCAGTTGAGCTGCTTATGACTAAGGAGATCTTTTTCAAgcttttcaaattattaaaagtctgacTGACAGAAATAGCAACAAAATAGTACCCAGTGCTTGAAAATCACATTTCACCTAAGCGCCAAGTTAAATTTAAACTGATGATCCCCTCTGATAGTCTAGAGGTGCAGAGCTGTGTGGTTACCGTGGCAGGCTGAGTGTCATCTTGCATGGCGCAGACACCCACGTTCCCCTCTGCCCCCTTCCTGCAGGCTGTGCGCCCCATCTCCACCGTAATGATGTACTTCATCCCTGCAACCACCTGGAACAGACGCACAAAATCCGACACTTTTATTGCTGACGGGCGCAGTGCAAGATCCAGGCCTTGTTCCACAGCTTGAGGCGCACAGCTGTAAACAGAGGCACAGCAGCCTGAGGCCTGCAGCTACTGCTCAGGGAAATGGGCTGTCCTGTCACATGCCATGATGCCCCCCTGGTCCGGACTTCGGCCTGGATGAGCTCCACTCTGGAGCTACAGGAATGGAAAACAGCTGTAGGCACAGCTGGAATTCCACATgtccagagcacctggagggacTTGTTGCCAACAGCACCAGGAATTTGCACAAGCAGTGATTAAAGATCTTTTCATACTGCTGGGACACAATCTAGTTTGGAAAGAAAGTGCTATTAACAAGGGTGTTGGACTCTTTATTAGCTATTAAATCACAACATATTTTGAATAAGTTCCATGTTCttgttttggaaaatatttACGTCATGATTGATAACTCTGCTTCCAAACATGTCACGTGTTCCTGATGAACAGAAACCGTGTGTGAAGCTGTTGTCCCAGCCTGTTCCGAgtataataaaacataatttagaCACACCCGTTACATATTTTTGTGAGGCGGATGTCCGTAGGACAACTGGCAGAACACAAACAAATCAACACAATGTCTACGCCGTGACGTAATGATTCTGTGCCAAACCACAGGTTTCCCAACACTAATAACTGAAAATATAACGACCCTGCGTCCATATTTCAACACAAATCAGTTCTTCCCCATACAATGTTTGAAAATCGCTGCATTCACCCGTTTTGTTGCACACGGCGCTAATGTATTACTGCAAGTACTCTTAAGAGATACACTACTGCGAACAACCAAATTAACAAAACACAAGAAACATTAAGGAGTAAATATATACTGAGATGCACTAAGAATTAAACACAACACATTTCCGGAACCAACACCATTTTAATATCTAATTGGAAATCTGTGAATAAGTCAGTGCTCTTGCAGTGCCTTGTAGGCCTGCAGGCGATCTGTCTTGGCAAACACTGGAGAGCCGGAGGAGAAAATAAGCTCTGTCCTCCGAACGGTCCTGTCCGGTTTCCCAGCTTCTTTCCGGCGAAAGTCCGTTACTTACCTGCTTCTTGACGTCGATGACACGGGCAGGCTTGCTGAAGAACATGTCGTTACTGACTTTGTTATACTCGGCCACTGCAAAATTCAAGGCCTCATTCACCCCATCTTCCGAAAGGTCTGCCTGAATGGGGGCTCCGACTAAGCCCCCTAAAGCGCCGACGACTGCAGCCGCACACATGACGGCGAGCAGCGGCCAGCTCGTCTTCCAGGACATCGCCATCTCTGCTGATCTCTGCGCAAACAGCCTCCTCTTACAGCCTCTCAGCGGGGTAAACAAGCCCAGCCTGGATGCGGGGGACTTTAAACACTGACGTCAGCAGCGGTCTGCCCCTCCCGGGCACGTGAGCGGCGGCCCCCGCTCCGAGTCAGCGGGCCGAACCGGGAAGCGGAGGCGGGATTCGGtagctactgtaaatattcaACTCAACCTCTAATTTTCGTAACGCGCAGTGTACTCTGATGAATAACAGGGCGGCAGACTTGCTTGTCTTAATGTTACGTTTCACTGGTTACCGCATAGTCTCGGGCGTAACAATACGTCACCCTCTGATTATAAAGATATTTACAGTAAAGACCAATAGGGAACGGAATTATTATCTGTAGATTGTGTTGATTGTTCGTCCAAAGTCTGTATTCTTTGTCAACAACACGTGCCTAAATCTGTTTCTTCTGATCGCTCTCAGGCATTTATCTTTTAAAGCAATACAACACTGACATTTCAGACTTATCGGCGCTACAATGACAGTAATCTTCACCTAAACAATGTTATTGTTATCCCTAACTTCGCTTGTAGAATGGAAACCTGTTGACACCAAGCAGACTTGTTTTTGATCACGTTCACGTCAACGTGTCTGTTTGATGGTGCGCAGGTCCTGTAATTGGATAAACCGAGGTCACTGCAGTTCACTCGAGTTACTGTCTGGTCAAACCCCACACGGCTGTACTGTAATACGCTCGGCTGCACAGATTGTCTGTGAATGTGCTGTCATGTTTGTGGAGCTTCTTATCTGAATCAGACCCCACGAAGTCCACGCAGGCCTGTGAGGACAGAGACAGGGTGTGCAGTTAAGCCCTTTGACCTTGACTCCTCTGCGCGCTGAGGCTCTGTCGTCCAACTCAGATAATCAGGATCGGCCTTAATCGGTTAATCGGCCTTTGTGCCGGATCTCCAGACAGAGCCAGCAGAGCAAATATTAGTCAGGACCAAGCTGGGGTATTAATGCTCCACTCCAGGCTGATGGAGTGATACTGATGGTCACATGTGAGCCAACGGTTAATATCCCTTTTCTGAAACTTGCTCTTGGATTTTCCCGTGAGAAAAATGTTGACAAACCGACTTAAAAATTCTCTTGTGTTTTGTTCATGGACTTTGATTTCCAAAACCAGCCAGCAGCCacgtcaccctgcaactcacagctggcagcccactggagctcagcaggtgtgagcctggtcagtacctggatgggagacctgggaaaaactaaggttgctgctggtagaggtgatagtggggccagtagggggtggtctgtggctcctaatgccccagtatagtgatggggacactatactgtaaaaaggcaccattcTTCGACTGAGACATGAAACCAAGCTCCT from Lepisosteus oculatus isolate fLepOcu1 chromosome 17, fLepOcu1.hap2, whole genome shotgun sequence encodes:
- the LOC138223903 gene encoding cystatin-like, whose amino-acid sequence is MAMSWKTSWPLLAVMCAAAVVGALGGLVGAPIQADLSEDGVNEALNFAVAEYNKVSNDMFFSKPARVIDVKKQVVAGMKYIITVEMGRTACRKGAEGNVGVCAMQDDTQPATTETCTFEVWSRPWLTDIRMLKNTCQK